One genomic window of Campylobacter fetus subsp. fetus includes the following:
- a CDS encoding response regulator transcription factor — protein sequence MINVLMIEDDPEFAQILSEYLLKFNIKVTNYEDPYLGLSAGIKNYDLLILDLTLPGMDGLEVCKEIREKYDIPIIISSARSDVNDRVVGLQIGADDYLPKPYDPKEMHARIISLIRRYKKTNEIQEETADTAFKVDDKRHEISYGGNVLTLTPAEYEILEYLIKQHSFSVSREQLVYHCKSLKDKDSKSLDVIIGRLRSKIGDSSKSPKHIFSVRGIGYKLIG from the coding sequence ATGATAAATGTCCTAATGATAGAAGATGATCCAGAGTTTGCTCAAATACTATCTGAATATCTTTTGAAATTTAATATCAAAGTTACTAATTACGAAGATCCATATTTAGGACTTAGCGCGGGTATTAAAAACTATGACCTGCTTATTTTGGATCTAACTTTACCGGGAATGGATGGCTTAGAAGTCTGTAAAGAGATAAGAGAAAAATATGACATCCCAATAATAATAAGCTCGGCAAGAAGCGATGTAAATGACCGAGTTGTAGGACTACAAATAGGAGCCGATGACTACTTGCCAAAACCCTATGATCCAAAAGAGATGCACGCTAGAATCATAAGTCTAATAAGAAGATATAAAAAAACAAATGAGATACAAGAAGAGACTGCAGATACGGCATTTAAAGTAGATGATAAACGTCATGAAATTTCATATGGCGGTAATGTTTTAACACTAACCCCTGCCGAATACGAAATCTTAGAATATCTCATAAAACAACATAGTTTTTCAGTATCTCGCGAACAGCTAGTATATCACTGCAAAAGCTTGAAAGACAAAGATTCAAAAAGTCTTGATGTAATTATAGGAAGATTAAGATCAAAAATAGGCGATAGTTCAAAATCTCCTAAGCATATATTCTCAGTGCGCGGAATCGGTTATAAATTAATAGGATGA
- the rpsR gene encoding 30S ribosomal protein S18, translating into MAEKRKYSKKYCKYTEAKVEFIDYKDTTLLKYCLSERFKIMPRRLTGTSKKYQEMVEKAIKRARHVALIPYIVDRDNVVTNPFEGM; encoded by the coding sequence ATGGCAGAAAAAAGAAAATATAGTAAAAAATACTGCAAATACACAGAAGCTAAGGTTGAATTTATAGATTACAAAGATACAACTCTTTTAAAATACTGCTTATCAGAGAGATTTAAAATTATGCCTAGACGTTTAACTGGTACAAGCAAAAAATATCAAGAAATGGTAGAAAAAGCTATAAAAAGAGCAAGACACGTTGCTTTAATACCTTATATAGTGGATCGTGACAACGTAGTTACAAACCCTTTTGAAGGCATGTAA
- a CDS encoding ArsS family sensor histidine kinase, with the protein MKYSLTTKITVIFAIGFTVICALFFMFSKLQHESVLDKVKENQYNSINWLLSLYKKSNMPEDWEQYFKNFNLAYIKDPNLEKIILNNGDLIERVDTPIGIIETIFYRNELFLRIKNQSVVIMLQSTLKGTNDSLLIGFIITIALFISLYVSIFKSLLPLKNLRDDIRKFAAGNMDSICCKNNIIKGDDEIAEVAYEFNNAACKIKELIMSRQLFLRTIMHELKTPIGKGRIVSEMLDDETQKDRLVAIFERLNILINEFAKIEQLLSKSYALQYENYHFSLILDQTKDILLLDDFDNKVSVDIKEDALLRVDFQLFSLAIKNLIDNALKYSDDKKAIIICDEEYICIKNKGNPLEKPIEHYKQAFIRDNASKNTGMGLGLYIIEHICAMHKFGFLYEYTDGYHTFFITFKKPTNAKSKA; encoded by the coding sequence ATGAAATACTCTTTAACCACAAAAATTACAGTTATCTTTGCCATAGGATTTACTGTAATTTGTGCACTATTTTTTATGTTTTCAAAGCTTCAGCATGAAAGCGTGTTAGATAAAGTAAAAGAAAACCAGTATAACTCCATAAACTGGCTACTTTCACTATACAAAAAGTCAAATATGCCAGAAGATTGGGAGCAGTATTTTAAAAATTTTAATCTAGCATATATCAAAGATCCGAATTTAGAAAAAATAATATTAAATAACGGTGATCTGATCGAAAGAGTAGATACTCCAATAGGTATAATAGAAACTATTTTTTATAGAAACGAACTATTTTTGAGAATAAAAAATCAAAGTGTTGTTATAATGCTTCAAAGCACTTTAAAAGGGACAAATGATTCACTTTTAATAGGATTTATTATCACTATAGCACTTTTTATATCTTTATATGTTTCTATATTTAAAAGTCTTTTGCCGCTTAAAAATTTAAGAGACGATATAAGAAAATTTGCTGCTGGAAATATGGACAGCATATGCTGTAAAAACAATATAATAAAAGGCGATGACGAAATAGCCGAAGTCGCTTATGAGTTCAATAATGCTGCATGTAAAATAAAAGAACTTATCATGTCAAGACAGTTGTTTCTTAGAACTATCATGCATGAGTTAAAAACTCCTATCGGAAAAGGTAGAATCGTCAGCGAAATGTTAGACGATGAAACACAAAAAGATAGATTAGTAGCTATATTTGAAAGATTAAATATCTTGATAAACGAATTTGCAAAAATAGAACAACTATTAAGTAAAAGCTATGCTTTACAATACGAAAACTACCATTTTAGTTTGATACTTGATCAAACAAAAGATATATTGTTATTAGACGATTTTGACAATAAAGTAAGCGTAGATATAAAAGAAGATGCTCTTTTAAGGGTTGATTTTCAGCTATTTTCTTTGGCAATTAAAAATCTAATCGACAATGCGCTAAAATATTCAGATGATAAAAAAGCTATCATCATATGTGATGAAGAATACATCTGTATAAAAAACAAGGGAAATCCGCTTGAAAAACCTATTGAGCATTATAAACAAGCATTTATAAGAGATAACGCATCAAAAAATACGGGTATGGGACTTGGATTATATATCATAGAGCATATTTGCGCAATGCATAAATTTGGATTTTTATATGAATATACAGACGGTTATCATACATTTTTCATAACTTTTAAAAAGCCGACAAATGCCAAATCAAAAGCTTGA
- a CDS encoding single-stranded DNA-binding protein, translating into MFNKVILVGNLTRDIELRYAQSGSAIGSTGIAVTRKFSGANGEKREETCFIDITFFGRQAEIANQYLNKGSKILVEGRLKFDQWQDQNGNNRSKHSITVESMEMLGSQTQGGFKDSHQDQTNSQYSNTSYSSNYQNPTGYQNDSNMNSGYREQESFAQKTPKRATNEQPYEEKIPEIDIDSDLPTQSQNRQNKPKQNIDVNIDDEEIPF; encoded by the coding sequence ATGTTTAATAAAGTCATTTTAGTCGGTAATTTAACAAGAGATATTGAACTAAGATATGCTCAAAGCGGATCTGCTATTGGTAGCACAGGTATAGCCGTGACCCGTAAATTTAGTGGTGCAAACGGTGAAAAACGTGAAGAGACATGCTTTATTGACATTACATTTTTTGGTAGACAAGCTGAAATAGCAAATCAATACTTAAACAAAGGAAGTAAAATACTTGTTGAAGGAAGATTAAAATTTGATCAGTGGCAAGACCAAAATGGAAACAACCGCTCAAAACATAGCATAACCGTAGAAAGTATGGAGATGTTAGGAAGTCAGACACAAGGCGGATTTAAAGATTCTCATCAAGACCAAACAAATAGCCAATACTCTAATACAAGCTATTCAAGTAACTACCAAAATCCTACTGGATACCAAAATGATAGCAATATGAATAGCGGTTATAGAGAGCAAGAGTCGTTTGCTCAAAAAACACCAAAAAGAGCTACGAACGAGCAGCCTTATGAGGAGAAAATCCCAGAGATTGATATCGACAGCGATTTACCTACCCAAAGCCAAAATCGCCAAAATAAACCAAAACAAAATATCGATGTCAATATAGACGATGAAGAAATTCCATTTTAA
- the rpsF gene encoding 30S ribosomal protein S6, with amino-acid sequence MKHYELLFILKPTLTEDEAKVKVDFIKEVITKNGGEIASVIEMGTRKLAYKIDKYERGTYVVIYFMAPTQLIAELVRNVRITEEIIRFLTVKYENKREISAWDKLSKGQKLMPAKKELKAPEKPVEAE; translated from the coding sequence ATGAAACATTATGAGCTTTTATTCATCTTAAAGCCAACATTGACTGAAGATGAAGCTAAAGTTAAAGTCGACTTCATAAAAGAAGTTATCACAAAAAACGGCGGCGAGATCGCTAGCGTAATAGAGATGGGAACTCGCAAACTTGCTTATAAAATAGACAAGTATGAAAGAGGAACTTACGTAGTTATATACTTTATGGCTCCTACTCAATTAATCGCTGAACTTGTAAGAAACGTAAGAATCACTGAAGAGATTATAAGATTCTTAACTGTAAAATATGAAAACAAAAGAGAGATATCAGCTTGGGACAAGCTAAGCAAAGGTCAAAAACTAATGCCTGCTAAAAAAGAGCTAAAAGCCCCGGAAAAACCGGTTGAAGCAGAATAA
- the dnaJ gene encoding molecular chaperone DnaJ has translation MEFDYYEILEVSRDADGETIKKAYRKLALKYHPDRNQGDKEAEEKFKRINEAYEILSDENKRSIYDRYGKDGLSGSGFDDGFDLGDIFSSFFGGDFGGTRSSRNSYKYPLDIEVNITLNFNEAVFGCEKEIKYNYKVPCETCSATGAKDGKKSTCSHCGGRGKISHRQGFMNFVQTCPYCGGTGEIIKDKCLDCSGNGYNETSDNIKINIPEGVDNGNRIRIQGKGNKSSNGGGDLYVRINVRDDEHFVRNGDDVYIEIPVFFTQAMLGETIKIPTLRGESELKLPVGAKDKQQFVLENEGIQNTHTKLKGRLIAQIAINTPKKITDEQKELLEKLQNSFGIKSGESSGDEGIFDKIKSWFK, from the coding sequence TTGGAGTTTGATTACTATGAAATTTTAGAAGTTTCAAGAGATGCTGATGGTGAAACTATAAAAAAAGCATATAGAAAACTTGCGCTAAAATATCATCCAGATAGAAATCAAGGCGATAAAGAAGCCGAAGAAAAGTTTAAACGTATAAATGAAGCTTATGAAATTTTAAGCGATGAAAATAAACGTAGTATTTATGATAGATATGGAAAAGATGGTTTAAGCGGCAGCGGATTTGATGATGGATTTGATCTGGGAGATATTTTTAGTTCATTTTTCGGCGGTGATTTTGGTGGAACAAGAAGTTCTAGAAATAGCTACAAATACCCATTAGATATAGAAGTAAATATTACTTTAAATTTTAATGAAGCTGTTTTTGGCTGTGAAAAAGAGATAAAATACAACTATAAAGTGCCTTGCGAAACTTGCAGTGCTACTGGAGCTAAAGATGGCAAAAAATCAACTTGCTCACATTGCGGTGGACGTGGAAAGATAAGTCATAGGCAAGGATTTATGAATTTTGTTCAGACTTGTCCTTATTGCGGTGGAACCGGAGAGATTATAAAAGATAAATGTTTAGACTGCTCTGGAAATGGATACAATGAAACTAGCGATAATATCAAAATAAATATTCCAGAAGGCGTTGATAATGGAAATCGAATACGCATTCAAGGCAAAGGCAATAAATCTTCTAATGGCGGCGGAGATCTTTACGTAAGAATAAACGTAAGAGATGATGAGCATTTTGTTAGAAATGGAGATGATGTTTATATAGAAATTCCGGTATTTTTTACTCAAGCCATGCTTGGTGAAACTATAAAAATACCAACCTTAAGAGGAGAAAGCGAGCTCAAACTTCCAGTTGGGGCTAAAGATAAACAACAATTTGTGCTTGAAAATGAAGGAATACAAAATACTCATACAAAATTAAAGGGCAGACTCATAGCGCAGATAGCTATAAATACTCCAAAAAAAATAACTGATGAACAAAAAGAGTTATTAGAAAAACTTCAAAATAGTTTTGGTATAAAAAGTGGTGAAAGTTCAGGCGATGAGGGTATTTTTGATAAGATAAAAAGTTGGTTTAAGTAG